The Paraflavitalea devenefica DNA segment ATGCATACGATAAAGGTCTGGCCAACCTCAAGCGCATCAGCGAATCGAATTAATAAGCAGGTAACCCTGGCAATTACCGTATAGCAGAGAAAGTGAGCGGCTTCGTGATAATGGACTCTATTTTCTCTACGATCTTGCCGTCTTTTTCCGAAGCATCGCGGGCGGCAATCCATGCGGGATCGGCACGGAAGGCATCAAAAGACTTCTTTCCGGCTTCTTCACTGCGGTGCGCCAGTATATACACCAGCTTAGGTTGGGTACTGTCTTTTTCCACCGTCGTCCAGTAAGCAACATTCGTCATGCCATGCTTTTCAAACAGCTTTAGGGTATGGTCCTTAAAGCGGGTGAGCAGGGTGGGCAGTTTACCGGGCAGGCAGGTATAAGTCCTGAGTTCAAACGTACGGTCGGCGCCTTGCCGCGAGGCTTTGATGATGGGCGAGATGGCAGCAGCCGTCATAAAAACGGAAGTTATTTTGGTCAGGATCTTGCCATTCTCTTCCGACTTAGCCGCCACCTGTTTCCATTCCGGGTCGGCGCCAAAGGCTTTCCAGGATGCGTCGCGGGCTTCCTTGCTGGGATAAGCCAGCACATAATACAGTGCGCTGTCGGCATTATTCACCGGCAACCAATAACCAATATTGGTCATGCCATGCTTTTCAAAAATGCGGGTGGTATGGTTGGTAAAGCGTTCTATCAGATTGTTTAGTTTGCCGGGATGGCAGTAATAGATGCGCAGCTCAAAGTACCGGGTATCTGTTTGTTGGGCAAAGGATGCCGGGCTCAGCAAAACAAATAAGGCAATGCAATAGAGTAATTTCATGTATACAGTGATTAAGGAGCAAAAGGTAATTAATCTCCCAGATATACCGGAATACCCCAAAGGCTTGCATAAGGTAAGTGGGGCATACTAAGGTCCATTTCCGGGAAGTCGAACAAAGTAACGGCCCAGTAATAGGGGATGACAAACTGGTCGGAAAAAAGCAGCTCAATATAGATCATACCTTCTCCATATGGCCCCTCTCCATTCTCAAAAAGCGCCATATTGCCCGTAGCTGCAGCCTGGGTAAGCACTGCTTGTATCTTCTGTTGTTTTGTTAGGGATGCAAACCCATACGGATTAGCTTCATATACCGCCGCAACCAGTGCATTATAAGGTGCTATGGTTTGTTTTACCTGGTTAATTCGTTCCGGTGCACTTTCTTCGGAAAAAATAAAGTACTCCATAAATTCGCTGAAAGTATTCAGGTCCAGCAGCGGCTCACCTCCGGCAGTATCAATGGGATCAATGATGGTGTCGCTCAGGGTTTGGATGTCATTCATTCCGGGGTCCTGGTATACAATGTTTACCTTTGCTTTACTGCAGGCTGCGGCCAGCAACAGGAAGGAGAAGAGGGCTTTTTTCATGCGATAAGGTTTTGGGCAGGAACAAAATACAACATTTTGCCCTTAAAACAGCCATATGTTGTAAAAAATGCATGCAAAAAGCTGATTATCCGAATATATTTTAAGAAATTTGCACTTCCGTTTTAAATTCTAAAAAATGAGTAAGCAAGCTGCTACGTTATTCGACAAAGTATGGGATTCCCATGTGGTCAGGAAAATTGAAGATGGCCCTGATGTGTTCTTTATTGACCGCCATTTTATTCATGAAGTGACAAGTCCGGTAGCCTTCCTGGGACTGGAAAGCCGCGGTCTGAAGGTCATATTCCCCGAAAAAACATTTGCGACAGCCGATCATAATACACCCACTATCAACCAGCACCTGCCAGTGCAGGACCCGCTTTCTGCCAACCAGCTTAAAGCATTGGAAACCAACTCATCCAAATATGGTATCTCCCATTGGGGATTGGGTAATCCCAAGAATGGTATTGTACACGTGGTAGGTCCGGAGAATGGCATTACCCTGCCGGGTATGACCATCGTGTGTGGCGACTCTCATACCTCAACCCATGGAGCCTTTGGCGCCATTGCTTTCGGTATCGGTACCTCAGAAGTGGAAATGGTGCTTTCTTCCCAGTGCATCATGCAGCCCAAACCAAAGAAAATGCGCATTAAGGTGAACGGCAAGCTGGGTAAAGGCATCACCCCCAAAGATGTGGTGCTCTATATCATCTCGAAGCTTACCGCTGCCGGTGCTACCGGGTACTTTGTGGAATTTGCCGGCGAAGTGTTTGAGAACATGAGTATGGAAGGCCGTATGACGGTTTGTAATATGAGCATTGAAATGGGCGCCCGTGGCGGTATGATCGCCCCGGATGAAACCACTTTTGCGTATATCAAAGGCCGGGAAAAAGCGCCGCAGGGCGAAGCCTGGGATAAAGCGCTGGCGTACTGGAAAACATTGAAAACAGAAGAAGGTGCCGCCTTCGACCTGGAACACAATTTCGATGCAGCAGATATTGAACCCATGATCACGTATGGTACCAATCCCGGTATGGGCATTGGCATCACCCAGCATATTCCTACCGCACAGCAAATTGGCGGCAGCAAAGCGAGCTACGATAAGTCACTCGACTATATGGGC contains these protein-coding regions:
- the leuC gene encoding 3-isopropylmalate dehydratase large subunit: MSKQAATLFDKVWDSHVVRKIEDGPDVFFIDRHFIHEVTSPVAFLGLESRGLKVIFPEKTFATADHNTPTINQHLPVQDPLSANQLKALETNSSKYGISHWGLGNPKNGIVHVVGPENGITLPGMTIVCGDSHTSTHGAFGAIAFGIGTSEVEMVLSSQCIMQPKPKKMRIKVNGKLGKGITPKDVVLYIISKLTAAGATGYFVEFAGEVFENMSMEGRMTVCNMSIEMGARGGMIAPDETTFAYIKGREKAPQGEAWDKALAYWKTLKTEEGAAFDLEHNFDAADIEPMITYGTNPGMGIGITQHIPTAQQIGGSKASYDKSLDYMGFHEDEEMLGKKVDYVFIGSCTNGRIEDFRAFASIVKGRKKAEHITAWIVPGSHIVEQQIKDEGILDILTEAGFQLRQPGCSACLAMNDDKIPAGKYAVSTSNRNFEGRQGPGARTLLASPLVAAAAAVTGVVTDPRELI
- a CDS encoding NIPSNAP family protein is translated as MKLLYCIALFVLLSPASFAQQTDTRYFELRIYYCHPGKLNNLIERFTNHTTRIFEKHGMTNIGYWLPVNNADSALYYVLAYPSKEARDASWKAFGADPEWKQVAAKSEENGKILTKITSVFMTAAAISPIIKASRQGADRTFELRTYTCLPGKLPTLLTRFKDHTLKLFEKHGMTNVAYWTTVEKDSTQPKLVYILAHRSEEAGKKSFDAFRADPAWIAARDASEKDGKIVEKIESIITKPLTFSAIR